A single region of the Sphingomonas sp. LY29 genome encodes:
- a CDS encoding bifunctional riboflavin kinase/FAD synthetase, translated as MQRLTLDTAIPDALRGAVLALGNFDGFHLGHQAVVGRAVQRGAHERRPVIVATFDPHPVRHFRPDAPPFRLTSLDQRERLFAGAGADAMLVFGFDAALAATTAEDFVGELLAKRIGVSAVVTGEDFTFGARRGGNIERLREWGADLGIVAETVAPVRLDGETVSSSRIRRALSEGDPATATRLLTRPFAVEGVVIHGDKRGRELGWPTANVELGPYQRPAYGIYAVRVRLDDGSEHDGVANLGIRPMFDPPKELLEAYLFDFDGDLYGRTIEVALHHRIRGEASFDSLDALSRQIEADASTARRLLAARDPLA; from the coding sequence ATGCAGCGCCTGACCCTCGACACGGCCATTCCCGACGCGCTGCGCGGCGCCGTGCTGGCGCTTGGCAATTTCGATGGCTTCCACCTTGGCCACCAAGCCGTCGTCGGCCGCGCGGTCCAGCGCGGCGCGCACGAGCGGCGGCCGGTGATCGTCGCCACGTTCGATCCGCATCCGGTCAGACACTTCCGTCCCGACGCGCCGCCCTTCCGGCTGACGAGTCTGGACCAGCGCGAGCGGCTGTTCGCGGGCGCGGGCGCCGACGCGATGCTGGTGTTCGGCTTCGATGCCGCACTGGCCGCGACGACGGCGGAGGATTTCGTCGGCGAATTGCTGGCGAAGCGGATCGGCGTGTCGGCAGTCGTCACCGGCGAAGACTTTACCTTCGGCGCCAGGCGCGGCGGCAACATCGAGCGGCTTCGCGAATGGGGCGCGGACCTCGGCATCGTCGCGGAGACGGTCGCCCCCGTGCGGCTGGACGGCGAGACGGTGTCGTCGAGCCGGATCCGGCGGGCGCTGAGCGAGGGCGACCCCGCGACCGCGACCCGCCTGCTGACGCGCCCCTTCGCGGTCGAAGGCGTCGTGATTCACGGCGACAAGCGCGGACGCGAGCTCGGCTGGCCGACCGCCAATGTCGAGCTTGGCCCCTACCAGCGCCCGGCCTACGGCATCTACGCAGTGCGCGTCCGCCTCGACGACGGCAGCGAGCATGACGGGGTCGCCAACCTTGGCATCCGCCCGATGTTCGATCCGCCCAAGGAATTGCTGGAAGCCTATCTGTTCGATTTCGACGGTGATCTCTACGGCCGCACGATCGAGGTCGCGCTCCACCATCGAATCCGCGGCGAAGCGTCGTTCGACAGCCTCGACGCCCTGTCGCGCCAGATCGAGGCGGACGCGAGCACCGCGCGACGCTTGCTTGCCGCCCGCGACCCGCTCGCCTAA
- a CDS encoding acyltransferase family protein → MKRPHRLDIDGLRALAILPVVWFHSGLPGLPGGFTGVDTFFVISGFLISSIIHREVASGTFSFARFYERRVRRIAPALLVVLAATLGVGYALLLPWEIIQLGKSAVAAIVMIPNVFFWREAGYFALGEQVTPLLHTWSLGVEEQFYLFFPVVLIVAERLKVIRPTVVLIAAISFALCIFGTATSPSATFYLLPTRAWELMLGAMLAVGVFSIPQRFAVPASAIGVAMLVSATLFITKASAFPGWIAAIPAVGALLVIAAGEGNPVNQVIGNKYFVWVGNVSYSLYLWHWPVFAFLRHWQADTTLSVPFALLGIVLSFALAAASYRWIETPVRDRSIPYRRVATGAAAGAVLVAAIALLPVLTAGLPQRFTPQVLALANKKADFAPLAISCVDAPLDQIDQRCAIGPSGKPSFVLWGDSHAAALSEGVGLGLDRTGLVISTNSCVPTSGWTNSTMVGRDPANCRDRNKATLKRVLNDPTIRTVILSSYWASHARNGGNAMWTSVGDVVRQLQASGREVIVLAGIPEPGRDVPWAAAINQRIGRPLPTWACPSAKVPVDDVTVIDLSRRFCAYGRPLDLFNDANHPSREAGLKVIAPAISEVRR, encoded by the coding sequence GTGAAGCGTCCCCACCGTTTAGATATTGATGGCCTGAGAGCCTTGGCCATTCTGCCGGTGGTGTGGTTCCACTCCGGGCTTCCGGGCCTGCCGGGGGGCTTCACCGGCGTCGATACGTTCTTCGTTATCTCCGGCTTCCTGATCTCGTCGATCATTCACCGTGAGGTCGCGAGCGGCACCTTCAGCTTTGCCCGGTTTTACGAGCGGCGGGTTCGTCGCATCGCCCCTGCGCTGCTTGTCGTTCTCGCCGCCACGCTAGGCGTCGGTTATGCCCTTCTCCTGCCGTGGGAGATTATCCAGCTGGGCAAGTCGGCGGTCGCCGCCATCGTCATGATCCCCAACGTCTTCTTCTGGCGAGAGGCGGGTTATTTCGCCCTCGGTGAGCAAGTAACCCCGCTGCTGCATACTTGGTCGCTCGGCGTCGAAGAGCAATTCTACCTGTTCTTCCCGGTCGTTCTGATAGTCGCGGAGCGCCTGAAGGTCATTCGCCCGACCGTCGTGCTCATCGCGGCGATCTCGTTTGCCCTCTGTATCTTCGGCACCGCGACGTCGCCTTCTGCTACGTTCTACCTTCTACCGACCCGTGCGTGGGAATTGATGCTTGGCGCCATGCTGGCGGTCGGCGTGTTCTCGATTCCGCAGCGCTTCGCGGTGCCAGCTTCTGCGATCGGCGTGGCGATGTTGGTCAGCGCCACGCTATTCATCACAAAGGCCAGCGCATTCCCGGGTTGGATTGCAGCCATTCCCGCGGTCGGCGCCTTGCTCGTCATCGCAGCCGGTGAAGGCAACCCGGTCAATCAAGTGATCGGGAACAAGTATTTCGTCTGGGTCGGCAACGTCAGCTATTCGCTTTACCTCTGGCACTGGCCGGTGTTTGCCTTCCTTCGACATTGGCAGGCGGACACGACCTTGTCGGTGCCATTCGCGCTGTTGGGTATCGTGCTATCGTTCGCCCTTGCCGCCGCTTCATATCGGTGGATTGAAACGCCGGTGCGGGACCGTTCAATCCCCTATCGTAGGGTCGCGACCGGCGCGGCGGCGGGCGCCGTTCTCGTTGCGGCGATCGCTTTGCTGCCAGTCCTCACCGCAGGGCTGCCACAGCGTTTCACGCCGCAAGTACTCGCGCTTGCGAACAAGAAGGCTGACTTCGCCCCGCTCGCCATAAGCTGCGTCGATGCGCCTCTCGACCAGATCGATCAGCGATGCGCTATCGGCCCTTCTGGCAAGCCGTCCTTTGTCTTGTGGGGCGACAGCCACGCCGCCGCTTTGTCTGAAGGCGTCGGGCTTGGCCTTGATCGTACCGGCCTCGTCATCTCAACGAACAGCTGCGTCCCGACGTCAGGCTGGACCAATTCCACGATGGTCGGTCGCGATCCCGCAAATTGCCGAGACCGAAACAAAGCGACCCTCAAACGCGTCCTGAACGATCCGACGATCCGAACCGTAATACTCTCTTCCTATTGGGCATCCCATGCACGCAATGGCGGGAACGCGATGTGGACCTCTGTCGGCGATGTGGTCCGCCAGCTTCAGGCGTCCGGCCGGGAAGTCATCGTCCTTGCCGGCATCCCAGAACCCGGGAGGGACGTGCCGTGGGCTGCGGCGATCAATCAGCGCATTGGCCGCCCGCTTCCGACTTGGGCCTGTCCAAGTGCCAAAGTTCCGGTCGATGATGTGACGGTCATCGACCTCTCCAGACGCTTCTGCGCTTATGGTCGCCCACTCGACCTTTTCAACGACGCAAACCATCCAAGCCGCGAGGCAGGCCTAAAGGTGATTGCCCCTGCAATCAGCGAAGTCAGACGTTAG
- a CDS encoding DNA-directed RNA polymerase subunit alpha has translation MAVNAKNWQELKKPNALERKQGNDHRRKASFVAEPLERGFGMTLGNSLRRVLLSSLQGAAVTSIKIEGVLHEFSSLAGVREDVTDIILNVKQIALKMEGEGAKRLQLSATGPGEVTAGQIATTGDIEVTNPDLVLCHLDDGATLNMELTADIGKGYVPAAANRPADAPIGLIPVDSLYSPVKQVAYKVENTRVGQELDYDKLTLTIDTDGTVTPEDALGYAARILQDQLQLFVHFDDSQVRSAPPTGLTGGVSPLAGTPEATSADTNQLNRYLLKKVDELELSVRSANCLKNDNIIYIGDLVQKTEAEMLRTPNFGRKSLNEIKEVLASMGLRLGMDIPGWPPENIEEMAKKLEQELLG, from the coding sequence ATGGCCGTCAACGCGAAGAATTGGCAGGAACTGAAGAAGCCCAACGCGCTGGAGCGCAAGCAGGGCAACGATCATCGCCGCAAGGCGTCGTTCGTGGCCGAGCCGCTCGAGCGCGGGTTCGGCATGACGCTCGGCAACTCGCTGCGCCGCGTGCTCCTCTCGTCGCTGCAGGGCGCCGCGGTCACCTCGATCAAGATCGAGGGCGTGCTGCACGAATTCTCGAGCCTTGCCGGGGTTCGCGAGGACGTCACCGACATCATCCTCAACGTCAAGCAGATCGCGCTCAAGATGGAAGGCGAGGGCGCCAAGCGCCTGCAGCTCAGCGCCACGGGCCCGGGCGAAGTCACCGCCGGCCAGATCGCGACCACGGGCGACATCGAAGTCACCAATCCCGACCTGGTGCTGTGCCACCTCGACGACGGCGCGACGCTCAACATGGAGCTGACCGCCGACATCGGAAAGGGCTACGTCCCCGCCGCGGCCAACCGTCCGGCCGATGCGCCGATCGGCCTGATCCCGGTCGACAGCCTGTACAGCCCGGTGAAGCAGGTCGCCTACAAGGTGGAAAACACCCGCGTCGGCCAGGAACTGGACTATGACAAGCTGACGCTGACGATCGACACCGACGGCACGGTCACCCCAGAAGACGCGCTGGGCTATGCCGCGCGCATCCTCCAGGACCAGCTGCAGCTGTTCGTCCACTTCGACGACAGTCAGGTTCGCTCGGCCCCGCCGACCGGCCTGACCGGTGGCGTCTCGCCGCTGGCCGGAACGCCGGAAGCGACCAGCGCCGACACCAACCAGCTCAACCGCTACCTTCTCAAGAAGGTGGACGAGCTGGAACTGTCGGTCCGCAGCGCAAACTGCCTGAAGAACGACAACATCATCTACATCGGGGACCTGGTCCAGAAGACCGAGGCCGAGATGCTCCGCACGCCGAACTTCGGCCGCAAGAGCCTCAACGAGATCAAGGAAGTCCTTGCCTCGATGGGCCTGCGCCTCGGCATGGACATCCCCGGCTGGCCGCCGGAAAACATCGAAGAGATGGCGAAGAAGCTCGAGCAAGAATTGCTCGGCTAA
- the ileS gene encoding isoleucine--tRNA ligase, which yields MSDTPQKPDVSAKPDWRHTVFLPKTDFPMKAGLPQKEPAILARWEAADLYGQVRAARAGREKFILHDGPPYANGDIHIGHTLNKVLKDMVVRTQTLLGKDAPYVPGWDCHGLPIEWKVEEQYRKKKRNKDEVPLPEFRAECRAYAQQWVDVQREQFKRLGITGQWDKPYLTMNYGAEATIVSELMKFAESGQLYRGAKPVMWSPVEKTALAEAEIEYEDITSTQIDVAFEIVESPIPELVGAHAVIWTTTPWTIPVNQAIAYGPEVDYSLISCSDHDGNTLGRFLIANELVGAFQNRSDMLIRGNDPVLGGIWSIDSFHHGSDLAGTIARHPMHHFGGFFAKPRPFLPGDFVTTDSGTGLVHMSPDHGEDDFDLCKAHGIDPVFAVEGDGKYREDWGWLGGQGSVINPKFNAPDGPICSDLRDSGGLLAASADYKHSYPHSWRSKAKVIYRCTPQWFIGMDRPLSDEHCETFAEKRWDDEGGALGQGPTLRQLALRAIADTRWVPEKGENRIRSMVEGRPDWVISRQRAWGVPIALFVERTTQKPLVDAAVNARIVEAIRAQGVDAWTDERAAEYLGEGRNPDDYERVTDILDVWFDSGCTHVFTLESGTWPDQRWPADLYLEGSDQHRGWFQSSLLESCGTRGRAPYDAVLTHGFTMDAKGMKMSKSLGNTISPLDLMRDTGADILRLWALSVDFTEDHRIGKEILAGVSDQYRKLRNTFRYLLGALDGFSDAERVAVEEMPELERYMLSVLSALDGRLRTAVEAYDFNDYVRALADFCNEDLSAFFFDIRKDNLYCDAADSLKRRSYRTVLDTLFHALVRWAAPVLVFTSEEVWGTRYPEGGSVHLLEWPEVPAVAESKSDWAALRALRTAVTEAIEPLRRDKVVGSSLQVEVTVPDADLSADLAELFITGPVRKSDALTVTKSELHKCGRCWRHLPEVVEDGDLCARCEEVVNG from the coding sequence ATGTCCGACACCCCACAAAAGCCCGACGTTTCCGCAAAGCCGGACTGGCGCCACACCGTCTTCCTGCCGAAGACCGACTTTCCGATGAAGGCCGGCCTGCCGCAGAAGGAGCCGGCGATCCTTGCCCGCTGGGAAGCGGCGGACCTTTACGGCCAGGTGCGCGCCGCGCGCGCGGGCCGCGAGAAATTCATCCTTCACGACGGTCCGCCCTACGCCAACGGCGACATTCATATCGGCCACACGCTGAACAAGGTGCTGAAGGACATGGTCGTCCGCACCCAGACGTTGCTGGGCAAGGACGCGCCCTACGTGCCCGGCTGGGACTGTCACGGGCTTCCGATCGAGTGGAAGGTCGAGGAGCAGTATCGCAAGAAGAAGCGCAACAAGGACGAGGTGCCGCTGCCCGAGTTCCGCGCCGAGTGCCGCGCCTATGCGCAACAATGGGTCGACGTGCAGCGCGAGCAGTTCAAGCGGCTGGGCATCACCGGCCAGTGGGACAAGCCCTATCTGACGATGAACTATGGCGCCGAGGCGACCATCGTTTCGGAACTGATGAAGTTCGCGGAGAGCGGCCAGCTGTATCGCGGCGCCAAGCCGGTGATGTGGTCCCCGGTCGAAAAGACCGCGCTGGCCGAAGCCGAGATCGAATATGAAGACATCACGTCGACCCAGATCGACGTGGCGTTCGAGATCGTCGAGAGTCCGATCCCGGAACTGGTCGGCGCGCACGCTGTGATCTGGACGACGACGCCGTGGACGATTCCGGTCAACCAGGCGATCGCTTACGGGCCGGAGGTTGATTACAGCCTTATTTCTTGCAGCGATCACGACGGCAACACCCTCGGCCGTTTTCTAATCGCCAACGAGCTGGTCGGAGCGTTTCAAAACCGCTCGGACATGTTGATCCGGGGTAACGATCCAGTGCTCGGCGGAATCTGGAGTATCGACAGCTTTCATCATGGCTCCGACCTCGCCGGCACAATCGCCCGTCACCCGATGCACCACTTCGGAGGCTTTTTTGCCAAGCCGCGCCCGTTTCTGCCCGGCGATTTCGTCACCACCGACAGCGGCACCGGCCTCGTCCACATGTCGCCCGACCATGGCGAGGACGATTTCGACCTGTGCAAGGCGCACGGCATCGATCCGGTGTTCGCGGTCGAGGGCGACGGCAAGTATCGCGAGGACTGGGGCTGGCTCGGCGGCCAGGGCAGCGTCATCAATCCCAAGTTCAACGCCCCCGACGGGCCGATCTGCAGCGACCTTCGCGACAGCGGCGGCCTGCTCGCGGCAAGTGCGGACTATAAGCACAGCTATCCGCATTCGTGGCGATCGAAGGCCAAGGTCATTTATCGCTGCACCCCGCAGTGGTTCATCGGCATGGACCGCCCGCTGTCCGACGAACATTGCGAGACCTTCGCCGAGAAGCGCTGGGACGACGAGGGCGGCGCGCTGGGGCAAGGTCCGACGCTGCGACAGCTGGCGCTGCGCGCGATCGCCGACACGCGCTGGGTGCCCGAAAAGGGCGAGAACCGCATCCGGTCGATGGTCGAGGGCCGTCCCGACTGGGTGATCAGCCGCCAGCGCGCGTGGGGCGTTCCGATCGCGCTGTTCGTCGAGCGCACAACGCAAAAGCCGCTGGTCGATGCCGCGGTCAATGCGCGCATCGTCGAGGCGATCCGGGCGCAAGGCGTGGACGCCTGGACCGACGAGCGCGCCGCCGAGTATCTCGGGGAAGGCCGCAATCCCGACGATTACGAACGCGTCACCGATATTCTCGACGTGTGGTTCGACAGCGGTTGCACCCATGTTTTCACGCTGGAGAGTGGGACCTGGCCCGATCAGCGCTGGCCCGCCGACCTCTATCTCGAGGGGTCCGACCAGCATCGCGGCTGGTTCCAGTCGAGCCTGCTGGAAAGCTGCGGCACGCGCGGCCGCGCGCCCTATGACGCGGTGCTGACCCACGGCTTCACGATGGACGCCAAGGGCATGAAGATGTCCAAGAGCCTGGGCAACACGATCAGCCCGCTCGACCTGATGCGCGACACCGGCGCGGACATCCTGCGCCTGTGGGCGCTGTCGGTCGATTTCACCGAGGACCACCGCATCGGCAAGGAAATCCTGGCCGGGGTGAGCGACCAGTATCGCAAGCTGCGCAACACCTTCCGCTACCTGCTCGGCGCGCTCGACGGGTTCAGCGATGCAGAACGCGTCGCTGTCGAGGAGATGCCTGAGCTCGAGCGCTACATGTTGTCCGTGCTGAGCGCGCTCGACGGGCGGCTGCGGACCGCGGTCGAAGCGTATGACTTTAACGATTACGTCCGCGCGCTCGCCGACTTCTGCAACGAGGATCTGAGCGCCTTCTTCTTCGATATCCGCAAGGACAACCTCTACTGCGACGCGGCGGACAGCCTGAAGCGGCGGTCCTATCGCACCGTGCTCGACACGCTGTTCCATGCGCTGGTGCGCTGGGCCGCGCCGGTGCTGGTGTTCACGAGCGAGGAAGTGTGGGGCACGCGCTATCCCGAGGGGGGCAGCGTGCACCTGCTCGAGTGGCCGGAGGTTCCGGCGGTGGCCGAAAGCAAGTCGGACTGGGCGGCGCTGCGCGCACTGCGCACGGCGGTGACCGAGGCGATCGAGCCGTTGCGCCGCGACAAGGTCGTCGGATCGAGCTTGCAGGTCGAAGTAACGGTGCCCGACGCAGACCTGTCGGCGGATCTCGCCGAACTGTTCATCACCGGGCCGGTGCGAAAGAGTGATGCATTGACCGTGACCAAGTCGGAACTTCACAAGTGCGGGCGCTGCTGGCGGCACCTGCCCGAAGTGGTGGAAGACGGCGACCTGTGCGCGCGTTGTGAGGAGGTCGTAAATGGCTAA
- a CDS encoding prolyl oligopeptidase family serine peptidase translates to MRIALSLTAVLLTSACATVPAPPPPPELAAAEAAAAEPVQESRITYPTTRRTDLVEPQFGVNVADPYRWLENDVRNDPEVRQWVTGQNEITNQYLASLPLRDAFKARMTELYDFERFGVPRKEGGRYFYSRNNGLQNQSVLYVRDTVNGEGRVLIDPNGWSADGATALAEWTPSDDGKLLAYAVQDGGTDWRSVKVLDVTTGQLRTDELKWLKFGGGVDWAKDGSGFYYSRFPEPEASQTFQATSLNQRVYFHKLGTPQSADRLVYATPEHPEYGHGATISEDGKWLVVTTSVGTDDRYEVTLIDLTKPNSKPRTLVKGFTNNYSYAGNQGNRFYFVTNDGAPKLKLVAMDVGQANPKPVTLIPEDQATLDGVSLVGGRIVASYLVDAKTEVRTYGMDGQLVRKVALPGIGTASGFGGDMKDRETFFAFTSFNRPTTIYRYDVESGQASEWAAPKVAFNPDDYTVEQRFYASKDGTRVPMFIVRKAGTSGPAPTLLYGYGGFNVSLTPSFSPTRLAWLEKGGVFALANLRGGGEYGKAWHDAGRLANKQNVFDDFIAAGEYLKAQGIAGPNQLAISGGSNGGLLVGAVVNQRPDLFAAASPAVGVMDMLRFDKFTAGRYWVDDYGYPNKEADFKAQYAYSPYHNIKGGRDYPAILVTTADTDDRVVPGHSFKYISALQAAEATGNKPHLIRIETRAGHGSGKPTTKIIEESADVYAFLAKWTGME, encoded by the coding sequence ATGCGTATTGCCCTGTCGCTGACTGCCGTCCTGCTCACGTCCGCCTGCGCGACAGTGCCTGCGCCGCCGCCGCCGCCCGAACTGGCCGCCGCCGAGGCCGCCGCCGCCGAACCCGTACAGGAGAGCCGCATTACCTATCCGACGACGCGCCGCACCGATCTTGTCGAACCCCAGTTCGGAGTGAACGTCGCCGACCCCTATCGCTGGCTCGAGAACGACGTTCGCAACGATCCCGAGGTCCGCCAGTGGGTGACGGGGCAGAATGAGATCACCAACCAGTATCTGGCGAGCCTGCCGCTGCGCGACGCGTTCAAGGCGCGGATGACCGAGCTTTATGATTTCGAGCGCTTCGGGGTGCCGCGCAAGGAAGGCGGGCGGTATTTCTACAGCCGCAACAACGGGCTTCAGAACCAGTCGGTGCTGTATGTGCGCGATACCGTGAACGGCGAGGGCCGGGTGCTGATCGATCCCAACGGCTGGTCGGCCGACGGTGCGACCGCGCTGGCCGAGTGGACCCCGAGCGACGACGGCAAGCTGCTGGCCTATGCCGTGCAGGACGGCGGGACCGACTGGCGCAGCGTCAAGGTGCTCGACGTGACGACCGGCCAGCTTCGCACCGACGAGCTAAAGTGGCTGAAGTTCGGTGGCGGGGTCGATTGGGCGAAGGACGGTTCGGGCTTTTATTACTCGCGCTTTCCCGAGCCCGAGGCGAGCCAGACGTTCCAGGCGACCAGCCTCAACCAGCGCGTCTATTTCCACAAGCTGGGCACGCCGCAGAGCGCCGACCGGCTGGTCTATGCGACGCCCGAGCATCCCGAATATGGCCATGGCGCGACGATCAGCGAGGACGGCAAGTGGCTGGTCGTGACGACCTCGGTCGGGACCGACGATCGTTATGAAGTGACGCTGATCGACCTGACCAAGCCCAATTCAAAACCGCGTACGCTGGTGAAGGGCTTCACCAACAATTATTCCTACGCCGGCAACCAGGGCAACCGCTTCTACTTCGTCACCAACGACGGGGCGCCGAAGCTGAAGCTGGTCGCGATGGACGTCGGGCAGGCGAACCCGAAGCCGGTGACGCTGATCCCCGAGGACCAGGCGACGCTCGACGGCGTGTCGCTGGTCGGCGGGCGGATCGTCGCGAGCTACCTGGTCGACGCGAAGACCGAGGTGCGCACCTATGGCATGGACGGGCAACTGGTCCGCAAGGTCGCGCTGCCGGGCATCGGCACCGCGTCGGGCTTCGGCGGCGACATGAAGGACCGCGAGACCTTCTTCGCCTTCACCAGCTTCAACCGGCCGACGACCATCTATCGCTATGACGTGGAAAGCGGGCAGGCGAGCGAATGGGCGGCGCCCAAGGTCGCGTTCAATCCCGACGACTATACGGTCGAGCAGCGCTTCTACGCGTCGAAGGACGGCACGCGCGTGCCGATGTTCATCGTCCGCAAGGCGGGCACCAGCGGCCCGGCGCCGACGCTGCTCTACGGCTATGGCGGGTTCAACGTCTCGCTGACGCCAAGCTTCTCGCCGACGCGCTTGGCATGGCTGGAAAAGGGCGGCGTGTTCGCGCTCGCGAACCTTCGCGGTGGGGGCGAATATGGCAAAGCGTGGCACGACGCCGGCCGCCTCGCCAACAAGCAGAACGTGTTCGACGACTTCATTGCCGCGGGCGAATATCTGAAGGCGCAGGGGATCGCGGGGCCGAACCAGCTGGCGATCAGCGGCGGGTCGAACGGCGGCCTGCTGGTCGGCGCGGTGGTCAACCAGCGTCCCGACCTGTTCGCGGCGGCAAGCCCCGCGGTCGGCGTCATGGACATGCTGCGCTTCGACAAATTCACCGCCGGGCGCTATTGGGTCGACGATTACGGCTACCCGAACAAGGAAGCCGATTTCAAAGCGCAATACGCCTACTCGCCCTATCACAACATCAAGGGCGGCCGCGATTATCCGGCGATCCTGGTGACCACGGCGGACACCGACGACCGCGTCGTTCCGGGGCACAGCTTCAAGTACATCTCTGCGCTTCAGGCGGCCGAGGCGACCGGCAACAAGCCGCACCTGATCCGCATCGAGACGCGCGCGGGGCATGGATCGGGCAAGCCGACCACCAAGATCATCGAGGAAAGCGCCGACGTATACGCGTTCCTGGCGAAGTGGACCGGGATGGAGTGA
- the rpsM gene encoding 30S ribosomal protein S13 has protein sequence MARIAGVNLPTNKRVVIALTYIHGIGPAKAKEITEKLSIAAERRVQDLSDQEVLHIREAIDADYTVEGDLRRQTAMNIKRLMDLACYRGLRHRKGLPVRGQRTHTNARTRKGKAKPIAGKKK, from the coding sequence ATGGCACGTATTGCGGGCGTCAACCTGCCCACCAACAAGCGCGTGGTGATCGCGCTGACTTACATCCACGGCATTGGCCCGGCCAAAGCCAAGGAAATCACCGAAAAGCTGTCGATCGCCGCCGAGCGCCGCGTCCAGGACCTCAGCGACCAGGAAGTGCTGCACATCCGTGAGGCGATCGATGCCGACTACACCGTCGAAGGCGACCTTCGCCGCCAGACGGCGATGAACATCAAGCGGTTGATGGACCTCGCCTGCTATCGCGGTCTTCGCCATCGTAAGGGCCTGCCTGTCCGCGGCCAGCGCACGCATACCAATGCGCGCACCCGCAAGGGCAAGGCCAAGCCGATCGCCGGTAAGAAGAAGTAA
- the rplQ gene encoding 50S ribosomal protein L17: protein MRHRVGHRKLQRTSSHRTALFRNMAAALIKHEQITTTTAKAKELRPYVEKLITLAKKGGLSNRRLAHSRLLDDAQLVKLFDVLAERYAGREGGYTRIIKAGIRKNDAAAISIIELVDRDVSAKGQDSGPVMIEEEVEA, encoded by the coding sequence ATGCGCCATCGCGTTGGCCATCGTAAGCTTCAGCGGACCTCGAGCCACCGGACCGCGCTGTTCCGGAACATGGCGGCGGCGCTGATCAAGCACGAGCAGATCACCACCACCACCGCCAAGGCGAAGGAGCTTCGCCCCTATGTCGAGAAGCTGATCACGCTGGCGAAGAAGGGCGGCCTGTCGAACCGCCGCCTGGCGCATTCGCGGCTTCTGGACGACGCGCAGCTGGTCAAGCTGTTCGACGTGCTGGCCGAGCGTTATGCGGGCCGCGAGGGTGGTTACACCCGCATCATCAAGGCCGGCATCCGCAAGAACGACGCCGCCGCGATCTCGATCATCGAACTGGTCGACCGCGACGTCAGCGCCAAGGGCCAGGATTCGGGCCCGGTGATGATCGAGGAAGAGGTCGAAGCGTAA
- the rpsK gene encoding 30S ribosomal protein S11, giving the protein MAQAPQRLRRRERKNITSGVAHVNASFNNTMITITDAQGNAIAWSSAGTMGFKGSRKSTPYAAQVAAEDAGRKAAEHGVRTLEVEVKGPGSGRESALRALQSVGFQITSIRDVTPIPHNGVRPSKRRRV; this is encoded by the coding sequence ATGGCACAAGCACCTCAGCGCCTTCGCCGTCGCGAGCGCAAGAACATCACTTCCGGCGTCGCGCACGTGAACGCCAGCTTCAACAACACGATGATCACCATCACCGACGCCCAGGGCAACGCGATCGCGTGGAGCTCGGCCGGCACGATGGGCTTCAAGGGCAGCCGCAAGTCGACTCCCTACGCCGCGCAGGTCGCCGCCGAAGACGCGGGCCGCAAGGCCGCGGAACATGGCGTTCGCACCCTCGAGGTCGAAGTGAAGGGCCCAGGTTCGGGTCGTGAAAGCGCGCTTCGTGCGCTGCAGTCGGTCGGTTTCCAGATCACCTCGATCCGCGACGTGACCCCGATCCCGCACAACGGCGTCCGCCCGTCCAAGCGCCGCCGCGTCTGA